A stretch of the Theileria equi strain WA chromosome 1, complete sequence genome encodes the following:
- a CDS encoding proteasome regulatory subunit, putative (encoded by transcript BEWA_019150A): MGDSRSFHGLFNSFGGMRNMQSFGPVADTSEQVYISSLALLKMLKHGRAGVPMEVMGLMLGDFVDDYTIRVVDVFSMPQSGNSVSVEAVDPVYQTEMKDQLKRTGRPEVVVGWYHSHPGFGCWFSGTDVNTQQSFEQLNPRAVGVVIDPIQSVKGKVVIDCFRLISPHIIMLGQEPRQTTSNIGHLQKPTIIALVHGLNRNYYSIVINYRKTPLENQMLLNFNKNKWTKDLHIQDFKERRKENNQLVREIRDLCEKYNSSIKQEMTSTPEEILVANVGKLDAKKHIENAVTTLLSNNSLSAFNTMLATEMV, from the exons ATGGGAGACTCTAGGTCTTTTCATGGCCTTTTTAATTCGTTCGGGGGTATGAGGAATATGCAATCCTTCGGACCCGTGGCCGACACATCCGAACAAGTCTATATATCATCGTTGGCACTTCTTAAAATGCTTAAACATGGAAGG GCTGGAGTTCCTATGGAAGTTATGGGCCTGATGCTAGGAGACTTTGTCGATGATTACACAATCAGAGTTGTAGATGTGTTTTCTATGCCACAATCTG GAAATAGCGTTAGCGTTGAGGCTGTTGATCCAGTCTATCAAACTGAGATGAAAGATCAACTAAAAAGAACTGGAAGACCTGAAGTAGTTGTTGGATGGTACCATTCCCATCCAGGATTTGGCTGTTGGTTTTCCGGAACGGACGTAAATACACAACAAAGTTTTGAGCAGCTAAATCCACGTGCTGTTGGTGTTGTTATAGATCCCATTCAATCAGTAAAAGGAAAAGTCGTTATTGACTGCTTTAGGTTGATAAGCCCACATATTATCATGCTAG GTCAAGAACCTCGCCAGACCACAAGCAACATTGGCCATCTCCAGAAACCCACAATAATAGCACTGGTTCATGGATTGAATCGTAACTATTATAGTATCGTAATAAACTATAGAAAGACACCATTGGAAAATCAGATGCTTCTTAATTTCAATAAGAACAAATGGACGAAGGATTTGCACATCCAG GATTTCaaagaaagaagaaaagagaaCAATCAACTAGTTAGGGAAATTAGGGATCTCTGTGAGAAATACAATTCATCAATTAAACAGGAAATGACTTCTACGCCTGAGGAAATACTAGTTGCTAATGTAGGAAAATTAGATGCAAAAAAGCATATAGAGAACGCAGTCACAACACTATTGTCTAACAATTCATTAAGTGCGTTCAACACAATGCTTGCCACGGAAATGGTATAA
- a CDS encoding transcription initiation factor iib, putative (encoded by transcript BEWA_019160A): MAVSNSRPRIFKKKTLSCRNCGDASEVLTDDVEGIRLCSGCGLVLEDKLISEQQEWRNFNTESLGAAHAEKSRVGEFNDVWLDDVGNSTTFIGGSKKMQQLQSLMGNYDSSDRILRNAYSLLRGVGDSLDIKDHVTERCKEILKDMHEASILKGRCTILNILAIIYLGCRECGISRSLRELCIYDRNISPRDLGRAINRLKKQLPNRGNAPVEDTMQILPRYTSKLNLSTHIANICENVCSQATMLLRSSHRTTSLAAAIIYFVTQTMMPGQISIADIALVCGTSVNTIKVTHKELMDIKDKLLNKLVQ; the protein is encoded by the coding sequence ATGGCTGTATCTAATTCACGACCTCGTATATTCAAGAAGAAGACTCTATCCTGTCGTAATTGTGGTGATGCATCCGAAGTTTTAACCGATGATGTTGAAGGCATTCGTCTATGTTCGGGATGCGGCTTAGTTTTGGAGGACAAGCTTATATCTGAACAACAAGAATGGCGTAACTTTAATACAGAATCACTTGGTGCTGCTCATGCCGAAAAGAGCAGAGTTGGTGAATTCAACGATGTATGGCTTGATGACGTTGGGAACAGTACGACATTCATTGGTGGCTCTAAGAAGATGCAACAATTACAGAGTTTGATGGGAAATTATGACAGTAGTGATAGAATCCTGCGTAATGCATATTCCCTTTTGCGTGGAGTTGGGGATTCTTTGGACATAAAAGACCATGTAACCGAGCGCTGCAAGGAAATATTGAAAGATATGCATGAAGCATCAATCCTCAAAGGGCGTTGCACTATACTAAACATACTTGCTATTATATATCTAGGATGCAGAGAGTGTGGCATCTCTCGATCTCTTAGGGAACTTTGTATATATGATCGAAACATAAGTCCTAGAGATCTAGGAAGAGCCATAAATAGACTGAAAAAACAACTTCCAAACAGGGGAAATGCTCCTGTAGAGGATACTATGCAAATCCTTCCCAGATATACTTCGAAACTAAATTTGTCTACCCATATAGCCAACATTTGTGAAAATGTCTGTAGCCAGGCTACAATGCTTCTTAGAAGCTCGCATAGGACCACGTCATTGGCTGCGGCAATAATCTATTTTGTTACTCAGACAATGATGCCTGGCCAAATTAGCATCGCAGATATAGCACTTGTGTGTGGGACAAGTGTTAATACGATCAAGGTAACGCACAAAGAATTGATGGATATCAAGGACAAATTGTTGAATAAACTAGTGCAATAG
- a CDS encoding hypothetical protein (encoded by transcript BEWA_019170A), with amino-acid sequence MVTKRLRGPNVLVLGTPGTGKSTLCKRILEKTNVNHINVSQLISEKKLYKEWDDEFECSIYDEDLLLDELETFDFESGGFLVEFHSCDIFSDNLFDNIIVLRTDIETLSKRLEERNYTNEKIDENLQSEIFQVVLDDANDVFDKNKVVQFQSNTMKEMETVVDYAISLFQAQ; translated from the coding sequence ATGGTAACAAAAAGGCTAAGAGGTCCAAACGTCTTGGTTTTGGGTACTCCAGGCACTGGAAAATCTACTTTATGTAAGAGAATACTTGAGAAAACAAACGTCAATCATATAAACGTTTCACAACTAATAAGTGAAAAAAAGTTATATAAGGAGTGGGATGATGAATTCGAATGTTCAATATATGACGAGGACTTGTTACTTGATGAGTTAGAAACATTTGACTTTGAAAGTGGCGGTTTTTTGGTAGAATTCCACTCATGCGACATATTTAGCGATAATCTATTTGACAATATAATAGTTCTACGCACAGATATTGAGACATTAAGCAAAAGGCTAGAAGAACGCAATTATACCAACGAAAAGATTGATGAAAACCTACAATCGGAAATATTCCAGGTGGTATTGGATGACGCAAACGACGTATTTGATAAGAATAAGGTCGTACAATTTCAGAGCAATACTATGAAAGAAATGGAAACTGTTGTAGATTACGCAATCTCCCTGTTCCAAGCTCAATAG
- a CDS encoding hypothetical protein (encoded by transcript BEWA_019180A) codes for MLGINALRARHLENALIQYEKLNTGRLAVDTFLKFYFRANKVSTSNRSWVSEHMYEIMRWKALIEYTSSKPSTWTSMLNNYLLSDRWRLMSNNKKLPPFIRCSFPEELYVLIEEEYGQNKAIQICNILNEEPVIHLRVNTLKISRDKAYKFLLHKGVDVEKCVDSPCGLLVTDKQKLFSSPEYRRGIVEIQDESSQLVALRVMSKSGEKVLDYCAGSGGKSLVFGPSMENKGRIYLHDINENLLLKAKKRMYKAGIRNYFVMDPNLTDLGKLYGQMDWVVTDVPCTGVGAFRKSPERKWEFKKHHVVEYVNKQRSIVENALKYLKRNGKLVYITCSIFKCENSNQIDYFCKKHDLELVEPPTFQLPQSRGMNGYFIATLRMKGTI; via the exons ATGCTTGGAATAAATGCCCTAAGGGCTAGACACTTAGAAAATGCTCTGATTCAGTATGAAAAACTTAATACCGGCCGCCTGGCAGTTGATACCTTTCTAAAATTCTATTTTCGCGCGAATAAAGTTTCTACTAGTAATAGGAGCTGGGTTTCTGAACATATGTATGAGATAATGAGATGGAAGGCCCTGATCGAGTATACGAGTAGTAAACCTTCAACGTGGACTTCTATGTTGAACAACTATTTATTGAGTGACAGATGGAGATTGATGAGCAACAACAAAAAATTGCCTCCGTTCATAAGGTGTTCCTTTCCTGAGGAGCTTTATGTGCTaattgaagaagaatatggACAGAATAAGGCtatacaaatttgcaatattCTTAACGAAGAGCCCGTAATACATTTAAGGGTAAACACATTAAAGATTTCAAGGGATAAAGCGTATAAATTTCTACTTCATAAAG GAGTTGATGtagaaaaatgtgtagattcCCCTTGTGGTTTACTCGTCACTGATAAGCAGAAGCTCTTTAGCTCTCCGGAATATCGTAGAGGAATCGTAGAAATTCAGGATGAATCAAGCCAGCTTGTCGCTCTAAGAGTTATG AGTAAGTCTGGAGAAAAGGTGCTGGACTATTGCGCCGGTTCTGGAGGTAAATCTTTGGTTTTTGGCCCTAGCATGGAAAACAAAGGCAGAATTTACCTGCATGATATTAATGAAAATCTCCTGTTAAAG GCAAAAAAGAGGATGTACAAGGCTGGAATAAGAAATTACTTTGTCATGGATCCAAACCTTACTGATCTTGGAAAATTATACGGTCAAATGGACTGG GTAGTTACTGATGTTCCTTGCACTGGAGTAGGAGCATTTAGGAAGAGCCCTGAGAGAAAATGGGAATTCAAAAAACATCAT GTCGTAGAATATGTTAACAAACAACGTTCGATCGTAGAGAATGCCCTTAAATATCtgaaaaggaatggaaaacTGGTATATATAACATGTagcatttttaaatgtgaaaattCAAATCAAATCGACTATTTTTGTAAGAAACACGACTTGGAATTGGTAGAACCACCAACTTTTCAATTGCCACAATCtagaggaatgaatggcTACTTTATCGCAACGTTACGAATGAAAGGAACAATATAA
- a CDS encoding hypothetical protein (encoded by transcript BEWA_019190A), with translation MFKLNLESSKFLKNPDVLNRRLNKGRDVSNFMIRASYAAIFSAFLINLIVLYIPLINFLDNSLGHGISLFMSRTDPQRVTFYCTEVVYLFIFYPMAILTISTKRSLLACNVLLNWINVGMLLALLSMPYTR, from the exons ATGTTCAAGTtaaatttggaatcttccaaatttcTCAAAAATCCAGATGTGCTAAATAGGAGGTTAAATAAGGGGAG AGATGTGTCAAATTTTATGATTAGGGCGAGCTACGCTGCAATATTCTCAGCGTTTTTAATAAATTTGATAGTCCTATACATTCCTTTGATCAATTTTCTAGATAATTCGCTG GGTCACGGAATATCGCTCTTTATGAGTAGAACTGATCCACAAAGGGTCACATTCTACTGTACAGAAGTTGTCtatcttttcatcttctatcCTATGGCCATATTGACAATTTCTACCAAACGAAGTCTACTT GCCTGCAATGTTTTGTTGAATTGGATCAATGTAGGCATGCTCTTGGCCCTTCTATCTATGCCATATACCAGGTAA
- a CDS encoding DNA-directed RNA polymerase II, putative (encoded by transcript BEWA_019200A) codes for MSELNFCPECNNILYARADSRKQQLKYFCRQCDFSRWADSNSSTDNCIYRTSYNYDSKEDIFVSPLVIKDPTLGRTTHWKCLKCGFQKAVFFQLPERVTDDAMKLVFVCCNSGCGYWSKQIYDNTQNIHNTGPKLATEESVKANIEAEKRTRNIFYGDVDNFFSDT; via the exons ATGAGTGAACTGAATTTTTGTCCTGAATG TAATAATATATTATACGCGAGGGCTGACTCGAGAAAGCAACAATTAAAGTATTTTTGTCGACAATGTGATTTTTCAAGATGGGCAGACTCTAATAGCTCAACCGACAACTGTATCTATCGCACAAGTTACAATTATGATTCCAA AGAGGACATTTTCGTTTCTCCACTAGTGATAAAGGATCCTACACTTGGAAGAACTACACACTGGAAGTGTCTAAAATGTGGATTTCAAAAGGCAGTATTTTTTCAACTTCCAGAGAGAGTAACGGATGATGCCATGAAGCTGGTATTTGTGTGCTGTAATTCTGGGTGTGGATATTGGAGCAAACAGATTTATGATAATACTCAGAACATACATAACACCG GCCCAAAACTAGCCACCGAAGAATCGGTAAAGGCCAATATAGAAG CTGAGAAGAGAACCAGAAATATCTTTTACGGAGATGTAGATAATTTTTTTAGCGATACGTAG
- a CDS encoding hypothetical protein (encoded by transcript BEWA_019210A), with product MTDMDKVYKKCKEHSCRDRETASGRGKSGYPPDRRELGRAGWLYLHTIAANYPETPSKDDKLKTSAFLHTFAELYPCSLCRDSLIDIYRRAPPKVNSKRDFLLWTSNIHDAVNDELGVAMQNLTYEELLVKYS from the exons ATGACAGACATGGACAAGGTatacaaaaaatgcaaGGAACACTCCTGCAGAGATCGAGAAACAGCATCGGGAAGAGGTAAAAGCGGCTATCCTCCAGATCGCAGAGAACTTGGAAGGGCTGGATGGCTTTACTTACACACAATTGCAGCAAACTATCCAGAAACACCG TCAAAGGACGATAAATTGAAGACATCAGCATTCCTTCATACATTTGCTGAGTTATACCCGTGTAGCTTATGTAGAGACAGCCTGATAGATATCTATCGAAGGGCTCCTCCAAAGGTCAACTCCAAACGCGATTTCCTTTTGTGGACTTCCAATATACATGATGCTGTAAATGATGAGTTGGGGGTAGCAATGCAAAACTTGACGTATGAGGAACTACTTGTAAAATACTCTTAG
- a CDS encoding hypothetical protein (encoded by transcript BEWA_019220A) — translation MFKITAHELDKFNNLKEGSHTPTNRFTQVAQIPNEYNIRESLYSTQLRRSQPQANVAIDIVEVAF, via the exons atgtttaaaattacaGCCCATGAACTCGACAAATTTAATAATTTAAAGGAAGGCTCACACACACCAACAAATAGATTCACGCAGGTTGCTCAAATTCCAAACGAATACAACATTAG GGAGAGTCTCTATTCTACTCAGTTGAGACGCTCACAACCCCAAGCAAATGTAGCTATAGACATCGTAGAGGTTGCATTCTAG